DNA sequence from the Candidatus Angelobacter sp. genome:
GAAATTCAAATAGAAGCTATTAAAAGAGAAAAAGACGAAAAACAACTTTTTGTTCTTCAAAAATACTTGAAAAAGCTTAATAAGCAATGTGCTATTTTAAACGAGCGATCTTTCGGAGAAAAAGATTTAATTGAAAGAATACAGAAATCTATTGAACGATTTAAAATTGAAGCGGATCAATCAGAGCGCTTCAGTAGAGTTTCTGAACTTAGATATGGAAGGATTAAAGAAGAAGAGAAAAAAGTGAAAAACCTTGAGAAGGATAATGGAAAAAAAATTATACAAGAAGAAGTTGTTAGAGAAGATATTGCTTACGTTGTATCTAAATGGACAGGTATTCCTTTGTCTAAAATGTTACAAAGTGAAAGAGAAAAACTACTTAACATTGAAATTAAATTGCGTCAAAGTATTATTGGGCAAGAAAACGCTATAAAATCTGTTTCTAATGCTATACGTAGGTCTCATGCTGGAATTCAGGATGAAAATAGGCCTAGAGTTTCTTTTCTTTTTATGGGTCCAACTGGTGTTGGAAAGACAGAATTAGCGAAAGCATTGGCTGAATATTTGTTTGATGATAAAAACAATATAGTCCGTATAGATTTGAGTGAATACCAAGAATCTCATGCTGTAAGTAGACTTATAGGTGCTCCACCAGGATATATAGGATATGATGAAGGAGGACAATTAACTGAACGTATTCGAAGGCGTCCTTATTCTGTAATTTTACTTGATGAAATAGAAAAGGCGAACATAGATGCTTTTAATATTCTCTTACAGGTTTTAGATGATGGCCATTTAACTGATGGCAAAGGTCAAACCGTTAATTTCAAAGAAACCATTATTATTATGACGTCTAACATTGGATCTGAAATAATTCAAGAAAATTTTGAGTCTTTTGATAAGAAAATATGCGATACAATTGTAAATACAAAAAATAACCAAATCCTGCCTGAATTCCTCAATCGTATTGATGAGATTATTTTATTTAAACCTTTGTTTCATTACGAAATACAAAAAATAGTACAAATACAATTAAATATGATAAACAAAAGGTTCTCTAGAAGAGGAATCTTTTTAAAGATTACCAAAGAAGCCTCTGAATATTTGTCTGAAAAAGGATATGACATATATTTTGGAGCTCGTTCCTTAAAAAGAGAACTTCTGAACGAAGTTCTAAATAAACTTTCTAAAGAAATTCTTTCTGTAAAAATAGTGGAAAACGATATTATTATTCTTGACTTCTTAAGTAAGGAAGGGATTGTTTTTCGAAAACAATTAGTCTAAATTTTTTATGTCTGAACAAGAAAATATACGAATAAATAAAATTGATCAATTAAAATATCTAGGCATAGAACCTTATCCAGCGATAATTCCTAAGGAAAATACAAGTGCTAAAGAAATTTTTGAAAATTACGAAAATGGAAGAAAGGTAAGTCTATACGGACGTATAATGAGTATTCGTATTATGGGAAAAGCTGCTTTTGCAGAAATAAAAGATTATAGTGGTCGAGTGCAAATTTACGTTTCTGAAAATATTAAAAAAAATGCTTACAATTTTCTATTCAAGAAACTCCTTGATATAGGAGATATTATTAGCATTGAGGGATTTTTATTCAAAACAAAAGTAGGTAAGATAACGGTTTACGTTGAATCTTTTTCCCTGCTATCAAAATCTCTACGTACACTACCTCAGGTTAAAACTGACGATAAAGGTATAGTACATGATGCTTTCTCCTCTATTGAACAGAGATATAGAATGAGGTATGTTGATTTAATTGTAAATGATAATGTAAAGGACATTTTCGTCAAGCGAAGTAAAATAATTCAATTTATCCGACAATATTTGAATAAATTCGATTATCTTGAAGTCGAAACTCCTATTTTACAACCTATTCCTGGTGGAGCTCAGGCTAGGCCTTTCAGAACACATCATAATACACTTAATATACCTATATATCTACGTATTTCCAACGAGTTATATTTAAAAAAACTTATTGTAGGTGGTTTCAAAGGCGTATACGAATTTGCCAAAGACTTTAGAAACGAAGGTATAGACAAAACACATAATCCAGAGTTTACTCTTTTAGAGCTTTACGTTGCTTACAAAGATTATCATTGGATGATGAATTTTAGTGAAAAATTAATAAGGGATCTTGTTTTAGCTATAAATGGAAAAGAAACCCTTCAGTTTGGGGATAAAATTATTGAATTTAAAGTTCCTTTTACTCGTATTTCCATTTTTGAAGCTATTGAAAAATATACAGGTTTTGATATTAGCAAAATAAATGAAAAAGATTTACACAAAATTTGTCATAAACTTGGAATAGAAATCCAACCTGGAAAAGGAAGAATCATAGATGAAATCTTTAGAAAAAGATGTGAAAGCTATTATGTTAAACCAACTTTCATTATGGACTATCCAGTAGAAATGAGCCCCCTAACAAAAAAACATAGAGAAAAATATGGACTTTCTGAACGTTTTGAGATGATTATTAATGGGCAAGAAATAGCTAATGCTTATTCTGAACTTAACGATCCAATCGATCAAGTATACCGATTTAAAGAGCAAATAAAGCTCGCTAAAAAAGGCGACGATGAAGCAATGCTTCTTGATAAAGATTTTATTCAAGCGCTTGAATTTGGAATGCCTCCTTCTGCTGGAATTGGAATTGGAATCGATAGATTGGTGATGTTACTTACAAAGCAAACTTCTATTCAAGAAGTTATTTTTTTTCCTCAAATGCGTCCAAAATAAAGCAATTGATAAATTGCCTGATTAATTTTTTCAAAATGAAAAGAATCTAAAATTTTTTTCATACTTTGAAAAATTTCTTTATTACATAGATTTCCTATACTCCCTTCATGGGTATGATTTATTTCTACTGAAAATTTAAAAACACCTTTTTTAAAGTCATTATATACTTTTTTATAAGCATCTCTAAAAGGCATTCCATGCATTGTAAGATTATTAACGACTTCAACACTAAATATTTGTTGATATTTATCTTCAAAAAGAAGATCTTTTTTAAGAATGATTTTATTTACAACATAATTAGCCATGCGTAAACAATTTTTTAAATCTGAAAAAATAGGTAAAAAACGTTCTTTAATTAATTGTAAGTCTCTCTGATATCCAGATGGCGAATTAGCAGTCATCAAATAAATTTCATTAGGAAAAGCTATTAATCTATTGCACCGGGCACGGATTAATTCAAAAACATCTGGATTTTTTTTATGAGGCATTATGCTAGATCCAGTAGTTAATGTGTCCGAAAAGCTAATAAAACTAAAATTATGACTCATATATAAGCAGACATCCTGAGATAGCTTGCTTAAAGTCGCTGCTATTGAAGATATGGCGGATGAAGTGATACGCTCTGTTTTACCTCGGCCCATTTGAGCGTATACAACATTATAATTTAGCGTTTCGAATCCAAGAAGAGAACTTGTCATATAGCGAATTAAAGGAAAAGAAGACCCATAACCAGCTGCAGATCCCAACGGATTTCTGTTAACAATACGGTAAGCTGATCTAATAAAGACTAAATCATCTATTAGGCTCTCAGCGTAAGCTGAGAACCAAAGGCCAAAAGATGAAGGCATAGCCATTTGATAATGAGTATAACCTGGAATTAATAGTTCTTTGTATAGTTCGCTTAGATTGATCAAAGTTTCGAATAAATCTCTAATTAAAAATACGATTTTTTGTATTTCTGCACGGATAAATAGTCTTAAGTCAAGGAGAATTTGGTCATTTCTGGACCGACCACTATGAATTTTTTTCCCAATTTCTCCAATACGTTTGGTTAAAAAAATCTCAACTTGAGAATGGATATCCTCAACTCCTTTTTCAATTTTAAATTTTCCAGACAAAATTTTTCCGTGAATTTCACGGAAAGTTTTACATAAAACACTCAACTCGTAACTATTTAATAGGCCTATTTTCTCTAACATAATGATATGAGCGATTGCACCTACTACATCATAAGGAGCTAATAATAAATCAAATTCGGGTTCAAAACCTAGAGTAAACTTTTCTATTTCTTTGCTTATTTCAATTTCTTTTTGCCATAGTTTCACTGGTAAAATTTTTAAATTTAGATGGAAGAATTTTCACTAGAAATCTTTTCAAAAGATCTATATATAAAATTAGTTAGAGGTTCTCCAGATAACATATTTTTTGAAAGCAAAGCTAAATCTATAGAATCTTTAATGATATTTTCCCTTTTAGATTCATCCTCTTCTAAAAGTATTTTCTTCATAAGTTGATGATTTACATTTACTACTAGATTGTATTTTTCGTATCTATTACTTAGATTCAAGTAATCGACTCTATTTTCTACGAGACTCATTTCTTTTATTCTGAGCATAAATTCTGGAACGGTTATCATAAAAGGTAAATCTGTCTTTTGAAGAGTTTCTAATCTTATGTTAAGATTATTCTCTAAAGATAAGACTTCAATCATTTTTTTTAATTTTTCTTTTTCCACATTAGAGAGTGTACCATTTTCTTTTTTATCAATCAATTTTTCTATGTGATCTGAATCTACTCTAACAAAAGAAATCCCATTATTTTTCATTTCCAATTTTTGAACTAGATGCGATGTCAAAGGACTTTGCAAAAGAAGAATTTCATATCCTTTTTTTTTCGCTGATTTAATATAGCTGTGCTGTGATTCTTTATCGCTTGCATAGAGATATATAAGGTTACCTTTATTATCTTTTTGACTATCTTTAATCCTGTTCGTAAAATCTTCAAAAGTAAAATACTTACCATCTACATTTGGATAAATGTAAAATTTTTTAGATCTTTCAAAGAATTTTTCATCGGTAATCAAACCATATTCTATGATAATTTTCATGCTTTCCCACTTTTTTTCTAATTCTTCTCGATTATTTTTAAATAACTTTTCAAGTTTATCAGATACTTTTCGAGTAATGTAGTTAGATATTTTTTTTACAGTTGAGTCAGATTGTATATTAGAGCGGGATGCATTTAGAGGAATATCATTAGAATCTATTACCCCTAATAGCATTTTTAGAAAATCAGGAACGATACCTTCAAGATTATCGGTAACATAAACTTTATTTTTATATAATTGTATTTTATCTACTGTAAACCCATTTTTAATTTTTGGGAAAAATAAGACTCCTTTCAAATGGAAAGGATGCTCAATATTAAGATGAATCCAAAATAAAGGATCTGAAAATTGCATTGGATAGAGATCTCTATAAAACTTCAAATAATCCTCATTTTTTAGATCTATTGGGTTTTTTGTCCATATAGGTTTAGGACAATTTACAATATTGTCCACTATAATTTTTTCGTCTATACCAGCTTGGTTTTTTTTTTTCTCTTCTCTAGAACCAAACTTTATTGGAAAAGATATATATTTGCAATATTTTTTAATAAGTCCATTAATGCTATTTTCTTCTAGAAATTCTTTACTTTCATCGCTAATATGTAAAATAATTTCAGTTCCTCGTTTCTTTTTTTTATCGGTTTCTTTTATTGTAAATGTAGGAGATCCGTCACAAATCCAATGAACAGCTGAAACGTTTTTATAAGATTTAGAAAAAATCTCTACCCTTTCAGAAACCATAAAAGATGAATAGAAACCCAATCCAAAATGTCCAATTATTGATTGAAGATGATCTTTACCTTTTTCTTTGTATTTATCTACGAATTCTTCAGCACCTGAAAAAGCAATTTGATTAATATATTTTTCCACTTCTTCAGAAGTCATACCTATCCCTTTATCAATTACATGCAGGGTTTTAGTTTCTTTATTGATTTTAATTTCAATTTTTAGATTCTCCATCTCTTCTATTACTTCTCCTAGTTGGATCAAAGTTTTTATCTTTGAAGTAGCATCTGATGCATTGGAAATAAGTTCTCTTAAAAAGATTTCTCTATCAGAATATAGAAATTTTTTAATCATAGGAAAAATATTTTCTATAGAGACCTTAATATTTCCTGTTGTATTTTTTACAATAATCATATATAATTTTTTTTATGATGAAAGGCTTCATAAATGATTTTAAAAAAATAGTGGGAAATCCACTTAAATCCCTATTTATTGGAGTAAATTTAGTCTTTATGGAATGTATTCTATCAATAGACAATACGGCTGTTTTAGCTGGAATGCTAAGAACTTTTAAAAAAGAAAAAGATCGTAAAAAAGCGTTCCGTTATGGAATAATTGGCGCTTATTTATTTAGAAGTATATTTTTAATATTCGTTACTACTTTAATGGCAATTTGGTGGATTCAACCTATAAGTGGAATATACTTGATTTTTTTAGGTGGAAAAAACGATCCTCCCCCTTTACCATTAAAATTTTATAGGTCAACTGTCCTTAACAAAGTTTTTTCAAATTTTTGGAAGACAGTAATTTTTATGGAATTCGTAGATTTAGCTTTTTCTATGGACAATGTTTTTGCAGCATACGCTTGTTCAGGTAATCTATTCCTAATATGCTTGGGTATTTATTCAGGAATTTTAGCTATTAGATTTTTAGCTCAATTTTTAATAAAATTAATGGAAAAATATCCATACTTAAGGAGATCGGCTTCTTTAGTAATTATTTTATTAGGATTTAGATTAATTTTCTCCTTTTTTTGGGAAAAGTTTTTCCAAAGATTCTTTTTTTTTGCTAAAAGCTCTACGTATTTAGATTTTTTTTTATCTATTGCTAACACAATAATATTGTTTTATCCTTTTTTTAAATTAAACTAATAAAAGGATCCTCTATAAATTTTTTAAATGTCCGTAAATATTCAGCTGCTACAGAACCATCTATTATACGATGATCACAAGCTAATGTAGTTTTCATTGTATAGCCTATAGATAATCTACCTCTTTTAATAAAGGGTTTTTCAACGATAGATCCGACTGATTGTATGCAAGAATTAGGCTGGTTTATGATTGAAGTAAAAGATTCGATTCCAAACATTCCTAAATTTGAAATAGTAAAACTACTTCCCTCTATTTCTTTAGCTTTAATTCTTTTAATTCTAGCTCGGTTAGATTTATCTTTTACTTCAAAAGAAATTTGTTTTATAGATTTTTGATCAGCGTGAAAAATTACTGGAACGAGCAATCCAGATTTTATGGATACAGCTACGCCTATATTTATATAAGCATTATAGACAATGTTTTCCTCTGTCCAAAAAGCGTTTATTAATTTATGTTCAAGAATGGCTAAAGCAGAAGCTTTAATAATAAAATCATTAATGGTAATTTTTACATCTGTAAGTTTTTTATTTACTTCCTGTCTCAATTTAAGAATTTTCTCCATATCTATTTCCACTGTCAAATAGTAATGAGGAGCTGTAAACTTTGATTCGCTTAAACGTTTTGATATAATTTTACGTGTAGATGAATGTTTTTCTATTCTTTGAGGCTCTCTGTAATGTTTCTCTACATATCGTTTATTGGGTATTAGCTCGCTAATATCTTCTCCTTCTTCACCTATAATAGCAAGTATTTGATCTACTTTAGTACTTTCACCTTCCTCTAATCCAGCATAAAGCAATATTCCACTAACATCAACTTCAAAATCTTGATTTACCTTGTCTGTTTTAATTTCAGCTAAAATATCTCCTTCTGAAATTTTATCTCCAACTTTTTTATACCATCTGATCAACTTTCCTTCTTCCATAGTATCACTCAAACGTGGCATAGTTATTATTTCAGCCATACTTTTATGTTTGTTATATCAAGCCATTTCATCAACAAATGGATAATTTTTTTGTTTTGAAACAAATTCATACATCTGTTCTCTTTCCGGAAAATTAGAATACTCCGCAAATTTAACACAGTATTCCACTTCTGATTTTGCTTTTTCTTCAAAATATTCTAATTGTTTTTCTGAAGCCCATTGATTTATCAATATCAATTTTTTTACCCTAAGTAAAGGGTCTTGTTTTTTGTACTGTTCCACCTCTTCTTTAGAACGATAAGTTTCTGAATCGGATATGGAATGTCCTCTATATCGATAGGTTCGAACATCTAAAAAACTTGGGCCTTTTCCAAGACGAGCTCTCTCTATTGCTAGATAAGCAGCTTTAGCTACTTTTGCTGGATCCATTCCATCTACTGGATAAGAAGGCATATCGTAAGCGTATCCAATTTTGTAAATCTCTTTAAGATTAGTACTTCTATCGATAGAAGTACTCATAGCATATCTATTATTTTCACAGATAAAAACTACAGGCAATTTCCAGGTCATTGATATATTAAAAGTCTCATGTAAGGAACCTTGGCGCACAGCTCCATCCCCCAAAAGTGTAATCGTCACGTATTTTCTATTGAAGTACTTATCTGCAAAAGCAATCCCTGCACCTAGAGGTATTTGTCCTCCCACTATACCATATCCTCCATAAAATCTTTTTTCTTTATCGAAAATATGCATAGATCCCCCCATTCCTCTAGAAGTTCCAGTAATTTTTCCTAAAAGTTCAGCCATTACTTTATGAGGCCCCACTCCAATAGCAATAGATAAAATATGACAACGATAAGCCGTAATCATCTGATCTTTAGTAATATCCATCGCATGTATTATTCCAGTTGGAATTGCTTCTTGTCCATTATATAAATGCAAAAATCCCCTTATTTTTTGATTTAAATATAAAAATCTGCATTTATCTTCAAATCTTCTCCAGAAAAACATATTTTGGAACCATTGCAAATAAGTCAGGGAAGTAATTTCTTTCATTATGTCTATATTTCTTATTTTTAGATGGAATGCATTTTATATTTCGGAGATTTTCCTAAATTCCACTTTTTTTTTATTCACAATGCTTTTTGACCATTACATTTATCATTATCTTTCTGAAAAAAAAATTATTGTGCAAAAGAAAAGTGAAAATATTAAAGAATTGGATTCTCATCATTTAATACCTTTTCTTTTAAAAGCTAACCTAGCTGCTCCATTATGGGAAGAGTTTTTTTTCAGGGGTATTATACTCAAAGTATTTTTACAAAATAAAATTCCTACATTTAAAGCTCTATTTTTTTCCTCTTTTTTGTTTGGTATTTTACATGGGGATCCAGGGCAATTTTTAGGTGGATTTATTATTGGGATTACAATAGGAGTCGTTTACTTAATTACTTATTCTATATTAAATTGCATACTATTACATGCATTCAATAATTTTATAGTAAGTTTATATTTTACCGTCCAAAGAAAAGGAAAAGTATTCGTAAAAATATTGGAATGTATAATAAATAATCATTATATTTTTTTAATATCGATACTTTTTATGCTAGTTTTTTATTCTTTAATAATGGGAGGCTTCAGTAATGTATACCCTAAAAAGGAAAGACAAAGCTCCTTTGTTAATTTCAAAAATAACTCTTTGAAAAAGATGAAAAGCTTCTCTTTTATAGATTAAAAGAGGATCTTTTTGTTCGTAAATAGAGTTTTGAACTGAACTACGTAGATTATCCATATTATAAATATGATCTTGCCACTTTTCGTCTATTATTTCTAATATTACCATTTTTTCAATATCTTCCAAAAAAGCACTACTTTCGTAAAGTCTCCCTAAATCTGAAGTAAGATAAAAAATTCTAGTTCCATCAGTTATCGGAATGGTTACTTGAAGGTATTGTTTCATACCGGAAATAATTTTTTTAATATTTTCAGATAGAGATTCTTTTCTTTCCATATAAATATTAATTATTTTTTGATATATTACATCAAGGAATTCATTTGGAGAAAATTTCTCTAAATCAATGGTAAATTCTATTTTTAATAGACTCTTCAACTTTTGTTCAATATTTTTTACCTCTTTACTTAAAAGTAAATCATATAGGAGATCATAAAGCATCATAGAAATATCTATATGAATATTTTCCCTAAATAAAACATTTTGTCTTTTTTTATAAATTATTTCTCTTTGTTTATTCATTACATAATCATACTCTAGTAATCTTTTTCTAATGCTGAAATTATTCTCTTCAACTTTTTTTTGAGCATGTTCAATCGAACGAGATACCAAAGGATGTTGAATTACATCACCCTCTTTATAGCCAAAACGGTCCATTATTTTAGCTAAATTACTTGAACCGGAAAAAAGACGTATAAGATTATCTTCTATAGAAACATAAAATTGAGAACTACCTGGATCACCTTGACGTCCAGATCTCCCTCTTAGTTGTCTATCGATTCTTCGAGAATCGTGTCTCTCTGTACCCAAGACAGCCAAACCAGAATCTTTAACATCTGGAGATAATTTAATGTCAGTTCCCCTCCCAGCCATATTTGTAGAAATAGTTACAACGCCAGAAATACCGGCTTTAGAAATAATTTCAGCTTCTTTTTTATGTTGTTTAGCATTTAATACATTATGAGTAATATTTCTACTACTTAGCATTCTGCTAAGGAGTTCAGAAACTTCTATCGAAGTAGTTCCAACTAACACTGGCCGCTTTTCTTTCTGAGAAAGTCTAAAAATATCATTAATAATAGCATTGTATTTTTCGCGCATTGTTTTAAAGATAAGATCTTGATGATCTACTCTCTGTACTGGAAAATTAGTTGGGATAACTATTACGTCTAGTTTATAGATTTGCCCAAATTCGCTAGACTCTGTCGCTGCAGTTCCCGTCATTCCAGAAATCTTTTCATACATTCTGAAATAATTCTGCAATGTAATAGTAGCAAAGTTTTTGCTACAAGATTCTATTTTAACGTTTTCTTTAGCTTCAATAGCTTGATGTAATCCATCAGAATAACGTCTTCCTTCCAGAATCCGTCCAGTTTTTTTATCTACAATTTTTACTTGGTCATCGATCAAAACATACTCTACATCTCTCTCAAAAAGAGTATAAGCTTTAAGTAATTGATTAAGTATATGCAAACGCTCCAATTTAATGTTAAAATTTTTTAACATTTCCTCTTTTTGGAAATTTTCTTCTTCCAGATTAAGCATTTTTTTCTCCAGATGCGCAATCTCTGCATTTATATCTGGAAGAATAAAAAAATTAGGATCATTTTCCTCTTTAGAGATAGATTCAATTCCTTTTTCAGAAAGATCAACAGAATTATTCTTTTCGTCAATAACAAAATACAGTCCAGAATCAACTTTAGGCATTTCCCTATTGTTGTCCCGCATATATTTCTCTTCTGTTTTTTGCAGAAGAAAACGAACATTTTCTTCCTGTAAAACCTTAATTAAGGTTTTGAATTTTGGTAATCCCCTATATACTTGAAGTAGTTTAAATCCTCCTTTCTCCTTATCTCCTGATTTAAGGAGATAACAAGCTTCTTTAAGAATTTTGCTAAGTTCCATACTCTGACGTTCAATTAAATGAACTACTTTAGGTTTTAACTTATCGTAGATATTACGATTGTTTTTATCTCCGGATCCGGAGATAATCAATGGGGTTCTTGCTTCGTCTATTAAAACTGAATCTACCTCGTCAACAATTGCATAATGAAGATTACGTTGAACTACTTCTTCAGGTAGTTTTGCCATGTTATCCCGCAAATAATCAAAACCAAATTCACTG
Encoded proteins:
- a CDS encoding DEAD/DEAH box helicase, with the protein product MNFKKIFNRFFGGKNEKELRVIKENYLNKIKEKEPIIASFSIERLRSKTEEFKIQIRENTKKIREKIKELEKKVQNTHLYAKEKIEIDRLKKEQLKIERNTLELILPEAFALVKDTARRFRESNTICVLATQFDRRLSIEKNYVTLLGNKAIWKNTWDVLGKTVVWDMVHYDVQLIGGVVLHLGKIAEMATGEGKTLVATLPIYLNALLGRGVHIVTVNDYLAKRDAAWMAPIMEFHGLRVDCIDNHTPNTYSRRKAYEADITYGTNSEFGFDYLRDNMAKLPEEVVQRNLHYAIVDEVDSVLIDEARTPLIISGSGDKNNRNIYDKLKPKVVHLIERQSMELSKILKEACYLLKSGDKEKGGFKLLQVYRGLPKFKTLIKVLQEENVRFLLQKTEEKYMRDNNREMPKVDSGLYFVIDEKNNSVDLSEKGIESISKEENDPNFFILPDINAEIAHLEKKMLNLEEENFQKEEMLKNFNIKLERLHILNQLLKAYTLFERDVEYVLIDDQVKIVDKKTGRILEGRRYSDGLHQAIEAKENVKIESCSKNFATITLQNYFRMYEKISGMTGTAATESSEFGQIYKLDVIVIPTNFPVQRVDHQDLIFKTMREKYNAIINDIFRLSQKEKRPVLVGTTSIEVSELLSRMLSSRNITHNVLNAKQHKKEAEIISKAGISGVVTISTNMAGRGTDIKLSPDVKDSGLAVLGTERHDSRRIDRQLRGRSGRQGDPGSSQFYVSIEDNLIRLFSGSSNLAKIMDRFGYKEGDVIQHPLVSRSIEHAQKKVEENNFSIRKRLLEYDYVMNKQREIIYKKRQNVLFRENIHIDISMMLYDLLYDLLLSKEVKNIEQKLKSLLKIEFTIDLEKFSPNEFLDVIYQKIINIYMERKESLSENIKKIISGMKQYLQVTIPITDGTRIFYLTSDLGRLYESSAFLEDIEKMVILEIIDEKWQDHIYNMDNLRSSVQNSIYEQKDPLLIYKREAFHLFQRVIFEINKGALSFLFRVYITEASHY